One genomic region from Candidatus Nitrospira nitrificans encodes:
- the serS gene encoding serine--tRNA ligase, which translates to MYDLKALRENLDHIRETLGRRGNDVPWDDLRKLSDERRTHTMQVEQLRQDLNKGSEEVARLRRAKEPAETAMAAMKQLGDRIKDAEGDLRKVEDALTDVALRIPNLPHASVPVGADASKNVEVRRWGAVPSFSSPPKPHWEVGEHLGILDFDRAAKIAGARFSVMTGAGARLERALINYMLDLHTTQHGYREVLPPLMANRASMTGTGQLPKFEEDLFRMKDEDYFLIPTAEVPVTNLHREEILGGDRLPLRYTSYTPCFRREAGSYGKDTRGLIRLHQFNKVELVAFTTPDRSYEELERLTSHAESILQGLRLPYRVIALCTGDMGFSAAKTYDLEVWLPSQQQYREISSCSNFESFQARRASIKYRLTGGKKEAKADFVHTLNGSGLAVGRTVVAILENFQQPDGSVEIPPVLRPYMGGIERITRQ; encoded by the coding sequence GTGTACGACCTGAAGGCTCTCCGCGAAAATCTTGATCATATCCGCGAGACGCTTGGACGACGCGGGAACGACGTTCCGTGGGATGATCTTCGCAAATTGAGCGATGAACGACGCACACACACCATGCAGGTTGAACAGCTGCGACAAGACCTCAATAAGGGTTCTGAAGAAGTCGCTCGGCTGCGTCGAGCCAAAGAACCGGCTGAAACGGCCATGGCCGCGATGAAGCAGTTGGGGGATCGCATCAAGGACGCCGAGGGCGATCTCCGAAAAGTGGAGGACGCGCTCACCGACGTTGCGCTTCGCATCCCCAATCTTCCCCATGCCTCGGTCCCAGTGGGGGCTGATGCCTCGAAAAACGTCGAAGTCCGTCGATGGGGCGCCGTGCCGTCTTTTTCCAGCCCTCCCAAACCTCATTGGGAAGTCGGAGAGCATCTCGGCATCTTGGATTTCGATCGAGCCGCGAAGATTGCCGGAGCCAGGTTTTCCGTCATGACCGGGGCCGGTGCCAGGCTGGAACGAGCGCTGATCAACTACATGCTTGATCTCCACACCACTCAACACGGATATCGAGAGGTGCTGCCTCCCCTCATGGCGAATCGCGCGTCGATGACTGGAACCGGTCAGCTTCCGAAGTTCGAGGAAGATCTCTTCCGCATGAAGGATGAAGACTACTTCCTGATTCCGACTGCGGAAGTACCGGTGACGAACCTGCATCGTGAGGAAATCCTGGGTGGAGACCGCTTGCCGCTCCGCTATACGTCTTACACTCCTTGCTTCAGACGAGAGGCAGGGTCCTATGGAAAAGACACGCGAGGTCTGATTCGGCTTCACCAATTCAACAAAGTTGAACTCGTGGCATTTACGACTCCGGATCGTTCCTACGAAGAGCTTGAACGGCTGACCAGCCACGCGGAGTCGATCTTGCAGGGCTTGCGCCTCCCCTATCGCGTCATCGCACTCTGCACGGGAGATATGGGGTTTTCCGCCGCCAAGACCTACGATCTTGAGGTGTGGCTGCCGTCTCAGCAGCAATACCGCGAGATTTCGTCCTGCAGCAATTTCGAATCGTTTCAGGCCAGACGAGCGAGCATCAAGTATCGGCTGACCGGAGGAAAGAAAGAGGCGAAAGCCGACTTTGTCCATACGCTCAATGGGTCCGGACTGGCCGTCGGACGAACCGTGGTGGCCATCTTGGAAAATTTTCAGCAGCCTGACGGCTCGGTCGAAATCCCTCCGGTGCTGCGGCCATACATGGGAGGGATCGAAAGAATTACGAGACAGTGA
- a CDS encoding rhodanese-like domain-containing protein, with translation MKHNPGFLQLVEQAKRRVKECSVAEVKARLDRGERFHFIDIREDHEFAKDHARGARHLGKGIIERDIESVVPDKQDSVVLYCGGGYRSALAADALQRMGYGNVISMDGGIRAWREAGYPLE, from the coding sequence GTGAAGCATAATCCAGGGTTCTTGCAACTTGTCGAACAGGCCAAACGACGTGTCAAGGAGTGTAGCGTGGCCGAGGTGAAGGCTCGTCTCGACCGGGGCGAACGGTTCCATTTCATCGACATTCGAGAAGATCATGAATTCGCCAAGGACCATGCTCGAGGCGCTCGACATCTTGGGAAGGGGATCATCGAGCGGGATATCGAGTCGGTGGTTCCTGATAAGCAGGACTCAGTGGTGCTCTATTGCGGCGGAGGGTATCGATCGGCGCTGGCGGCCGATGCGTTGCAACGGATGGGGTATGGAAACGTGATCTCGATGGATGGAGGGATTCGTGCGTGGCGCGAGGCCGGTTATCCGCTGGAGTAA
- a CDS encoding DUF4282 domain-containing protein: MRYTSFYSEYFAFRELVTPQLIKVVYLVGACFITAAGLLSIVSPDALAEYAAGPIATRLGGIVVLLIGNLMWRMMCEGAILLFSLHELLVSIDTRIGVLVRQSKRTEP, translated from the coding sequence GTGAGATACACGAGCTTCTACTCGGAGTATTTTGCCTTTCGGGAATTAGTGACTCCCCAGTTGATTAAAGTGGTTTATCTTGTCGGAGCCTGCTTCATAACCGCTGCCGGGCTGTTGTCGATCGTGTCCCCCGATGCTCTGGCTGAGTATGCGGCCGGTCCGATTGCGACTCGCCTGGGCGGAATCGTAGTCCTCCTGATAGGTAATCTGATGTGGCGCATGATGTGTGAAGGGGCCATCCTGCTCTTTAGCCTTCATGAGCTGCTGGTGAGTATTGATACCCGGATAGGGGTTCTGGTGCGGCAGAGTAAACGCACTGAACCGTGA
- a CDS encoding OmpH family outer membrane protein: MHISALRSLFLAMCLSPLLSLVASPAHAAEFKMGVVDPQSVLEKSKAGKRALETLKEYVGTRQKLLAKDEEDLRNTEKQLKEQAPKWTDTEKKEKEGQFRTKVQDFQKRAQEFNMELQKKQKELVDEYMKKISAATQTVAEKGGVSIVVDKGSEQTVKIVIYNKDTIDLTEQVIKEFDRTNK; encoded by the coding sequence ATGCATATTTCTGCTCTGCGATCCCTGTTTCTAGCGATGTGCCTTTCTCCCCTTTTGTCGCTCGTCGCGTCTCCCGCTCACGCCGCGGAATTCAAGATGGGGGTGGTGGACCCGCAGTCGGTCTTGGAAAAATCCAAGGCGGGGAAGCGGGCGCTTGAAACGCTGAAGGAATACGTAGGAACCAGGCAAAAGCTCCTGGCCAAGGATGAGGAAGACCTTCGCAATACCGAGAAGCAATTGAAGGAGCAGGCACCGAAGTGGACCGACACGGAAAAGAAGGAAAAAGAGGGGCAATTCCGGACGAAGGTTCAGGACTTCCAGAAGCGCGCGCAAGAATTCAACATGGAACTCCAGAAAAAACAGAAGGAGTTGGTCGACGAGTACATGAAGAAAATCTCCGCCGCGACACAAACGGTCGCTGAAAAAGGAGGCGTGTCGATCGTCGTCGATAAAGGGAGCGAACAGACCGTCAAGATCGTGATTTACAATAAGGATACGATCGATCTCACCGAGCAGGTGATTAAGGAGTTCGATCGGACGAACAAGTAG
- a CDS encoding DUF4870 family protein — MDSLVTWTKVVYALHAFSLLTGIIGTATVVGAFLTGWPSIIAVILNYIKRSEARGTWLESHFRWQIRTFWFGLLWISLCGAFIIATLGIGLLFMWLPIGLVGLWFVYRIIRGWITLGDRRPMYV, encoded by the coding sequence ATGGATTCACTTGTCACGTGGACTAAGGTCGTGTACGCCCTACATGCATTCAGCTTGCTGACCGGCATCATCGGCACCGCCACGGTGGTCGGCGCTTTCCTCACCGGCTGGCCGTCGATCATCGCGGTCATTCTGAACTACATCAAGCGGAGCGAGGCTCGCGGCACCTGGCTTGAATCGCACTTTCGCTGGCAGATTCGAACCTTTTGGTTTGGGCTGCTCTGGATTTCCCTCTGCGGGGCCTTCATCATCGCAACCTTGGGGATCGGCCTCCTCTTCATGTGGCTCCCGATCGGTCTGGTCGGATTGTGGTTCGTGTATCGCATCATTCGCGGCTGGATCACTCTTGGCGATAGACGCCCAATGTACGTGTGA
- a CDS encoding PA0069 family radical SAM protein, with protein MRQIENPPNPFESRHRELLEPPASPKLTVYADETREILSRNDSPDLPFRWSVNPYRGCFHACAYCYARPSHEYWGFGAGTDFESKIVVKADAPRLLQRAFEKPSWHGELIVFSGNTDCYQPIEAEYGLTRACLHVCADYRNPVGIITKGALVLRDLDVLVQLHHEACALVYFSIPFASDEMARTVEPQAPSTTKRFSAMKALSDAGIPTGISIAPIIPGLNEADIPELLDRAYGAGARTATSSLLRLSGSLETVFLERMEEAFPERIGKITNRLREIRGGALTERRFFKRQAGQGPYWEVIEQLFDLARRRAGFTENATIAAPRTFRRPGVEQGSLF; from the coding sequence ATGCGTCAAATCGAAAATCCTCCTAATCCATTCGAGTCCAGACATCGGGAACTTCTGGAACCGCCGGCGTCGCCGAAGTTGACGGTGTATGCAGACGAGACGCGAGAGATCCTGAGCCGCAACGATAGCCCGGATTTACCGTTTCGATGGAGTGTCAATCCCTATCGAGGCTGCTTTCATGCTTGCGCCTATTGTTATGCGCGTCCATCCCATGAGTATTGGGGATTCGGCGCGGGAACCGATTTCGAGAGCAAGATCGTGGTAAAGGCGGATGCGCCGCGCCTGCTTCAGCGCGCCTTTGAGAAGCCTTCGTGGCATGGAGAGCTGATCGTCTTTTCAGGAAATACCGACTGCTACCAACCGATTGAGGCAGAGTACGGGTTGACCCGAGCCTGTTTGCACGTCTGTGCGGACTATCGCAATCCCGTGGGAATTATTACGAAAGGCGCATTGGTTTTGCGCGATCTTGATGTGCTCGTGCAGTTACACCATGAGGCCTGTGCCCTGGTCTATTTCAGTATTCCCTTTGCGTCGGACGAGATGGCCAGGACAGTAGAGCCCCAGGCTCCGTCGACTACGAAACGGTTCTCCGCCATGAAGGCGCTTTCCGACGCTGGAATTCCAACAGGTATTTCAATCGCGCCGATCATTCCTGGTCTGAATGAAGCGGATATTCCTGAACTGTTGGATCGCGCGTACGGTGCCGGCGCCCGCACGGCGACCTCTAGCCTGTTGAGACTGTCCGGCAGCCTGGAGACGGTGTTTTTGGAGCGGATGGAAGAGGCCTTTCCGGAGCGGATCGGAAAGATTACCAATCGACTCCGTGAAATCAGGGGCGGGGCGTTGACGGAGCGCCGATTTTTCAAGCGGCAGGCCGGACAAGGCCCCTATTGGGAGGTGATCGAACAGCTGTTCGATCTGGCCAGACGACGGGCAGGATTTACTGAGAATGCTACGATCGCGGCTCCACGGACGTTTCGTCGTCCGGGCGTGGAACAGGGATCGCTCTTTTGA